The Fusobacterium polymorphum genome segment AAGAATACCCTTTGTTGCAGTGGGAACAATCCCATTAATATTGGTAACAATAGCATTTTTCTATCCACCAACAAGTAGTGAAAAAGCAAGTTTTTATTATTTAATGATGGTTGGTTCATTGTTCTTTACTTTCTATACTATAGTTGGAGCACCATATAATGCATTGATTCCTGAAATTGGAAGAACTCCAGAGGAAAGATTGAACTTATCAACTTGGCAATCTGTTTTTAGATTATCTTATACAGCAATAGCAATTATTTTACCTGGAATTTTAATTAAAATGATAGGTGGAGATGATGTACTTTTTGGAATAAGAGGAATGATAATATTTTTATGTGTAATAGTTTTTATAGGACTTACTACAACAGTATTTACAGTTAGAGAAAGAGATTATTCAACAGGAGAAGTCTCAAATGTAAGTTTTAAAGATACAATAGGAATTATAATAAAAAATAAAAATTTTATTCTATATCTTTTTGGAATGATGTTTTTCTTTATAGGTTTCAATAATTTAAGAGCTATTATGAACTACTATGTTGAAGATATTATGGGCTATGGAAAAAAAGAAATTACAATTGCTTCAGCATTATTATTTGAAGCAGCAGCTATTTGTTTCTATCCAACAAATAAACTATCTAAAAAATATGGATATAGAAAAATTATGTTATGTTGTTTGGCAATGCTTATAGTTACAACATCTATGCTATTTTTCTTAGGAAAAATATTCCCAGTTAATTTTGGTTTTGTTCTATTTGGACTTATTGGTATACCTCTTGCAGGAGCAGCATTTATTTTTCCACCTGCTATGTTAAGTGAAATCAGTACGCAAATTAGTGAAGATTCAGGAGCAAGAATAGAAGGGCTTTCATTTGGAATACAAGGTTTTTTTATGAAAACTTCGTTTTTAATTTCAATAGTAATTCTACCAATAATTTTAGTAATGGGAAATGATGTTAGTATAATATCAGCTATAACAAGTGGAGTTAGTAAGGTTGAAAAAACAGGAATTTATCTAGCTTCATTGAGTTCAGTATTCTTTTTTATAATTTCATTTATTTTTTATTATAAATATTCAGACAGTAAGAAAGCAAAATAAGTCAAAGATTTTATAGAAAAATAAGAGAGTTATATTCCAAATTTTAGAATAAAAATTAAATAGAATGAGCCGAGTAATTTTCGGAGTGTTTGAAGCCAATTTATTGGCAAGTTTTCCGAAATTACAGCGAATTCTTAATTTTTATTCGTTAAGAAATTTGGCTAGTAACGAACTATTTTTCAAAAATATTTATATAGGTGAGTTCTTATGAAAAAGTTATTCTTATTAATGATTTTATTTATTGTATTAATGCTTAGATTTTCATTATCAGTTAGAGTAACAGAAATTTTTCAAAAAGAAGTATATAGAATGAATTTAAGCCTTGAAGATGGAAAAATCAAGGTTTTAAAAATCAATAATAAATATCCTTTAAAAAATATATATGGAAAATTAGGGTATAAAGAAAATGGAAATTATGAAGGCTATTTTTTAGTAAAATCTATTAAAGAATATGAAAATATCTACTTTGTTGAGCTTGAAGATATTAAATCTACAAAAATAGAAGATAATTTTTTAGAAAAATATCTTCAAACTCTTTTTAATAGAGCAGAAGAAGATTATTCTTATGGAACTAAAAATATAAATAGAGCAATTCTATTAGGAGATAACACTAGAATAAGAAAAGATTTAAAAGAAAAAATTAGATATATAGGTTTATCCCATACTTTTGCTATGTCAGGACTACATATAGGATTAGTTATTGCTATTTTTTATTTTATTTTTAAGAAAACTATAAAAAATAAAAGACTGATTGAAATTTTACTTTTAGTTTCAATTACTTTATATTATCTTTCAGTAAAAGAAAGTTCTTCATTTACAAGGGCATATATAATGGCAGTAGTTTATTTACTTGGAAAATTATTTTACGAAAAAGTTGATTTAGGAAAAGCTTTATTTGTAAGTGCAGCAATATCAATTCTTATAAATCCAACAGCTATTTTCTCTGTATCTTTTCAACTTTCTTATGGAGCTATGTTAGCAATAATATATATTTTTCCCTATGTCAGAAAGATAAATTACAAGAAATTTAAAATTTTAGATTATATTTTATTTACAACAACTATTCAGATATTTTTAATACCTATAACAGTTTATTATTTTAATAGCATACAATTCTTATCTGTAATATCTAATTTAATACTTTTACCATTGGCAAGTTTATATATTACAGTAAACTATATAGCATTATTTTTAGAAAATTTTTATCTATCATTTTTATTAAAAGCTATTATTGAAATTCTATATAAGATGTTAATTTATCTTATAGATTTTTTTGCAGAATTACCTTATTTATCAGTTGAGTATGAAAGTAAAAATTTGATATATATTTATATAGTTTTTTTAGTTGTAATTGTAGTGTATAAAAATATAAAACAAAAGGATTAGAGAATTATAATACTACTATCTTTATTTTGGAAATATTTAATTTACATTGACATTTTATATGTAATTTTATATAATTAATATAGTAATAACCCTAAGGGTCAAATCCATTACAAAAATTATTAGATTTAAGTTCAGGATATTAGCCATCAACTTTTTGATGGCTTTTATTCTGCACTTGAACAATGCAGAAATAATTTTTGTATTGGAGGATGGTCTTATGACAATCTATATTGAAACTGTAAATTTTAATGGAAGCTCAATATTTTTAGTAATATTAGTTTTAATATTATTATTTTGGTGGAAACATAGGAAAAAGTAGACCACTTCCACCCTTAGGGGACTAGTAAAAAGAGGTAAAGATTATGGAAAATAATTTATTTAAAATACATTCAAACTATAAGCCAACAGGGGATCAACCCACTGCAATAGATAGTATAGTAAAAAATATAGAAAATGGAGTTAAAGACCAAGTTCTATTGGGAGTAACAGGTTCTGGAAAGACATTTACAATAGCCAATGTTATTGAAAGAGTACAAAGACCATCTTTAATTATTGCACCAAACAAGACTTTGGCAGCACAACTTTATTCAGAATATAAAAAATTCTTCCCAGAGAATGCAGTGGAATACTTTGTTTCGTATTATGATTACTATCAGCCAGAAGCCTATATAAAGACAACAGATACATATATAGAGAAAGATTCATCAGTAAATGATGAAATTGATAAACTTCGTAATGCAGCAACAGCAGCCTTGATACACAGAAGAGATGTCATTATTGTTGCTTCTGTATCATCTATTTATGGATTGGGGTCTCCAGATACATATAGAAGAATGACAATACCAATAGATAAGCAAACAGGAATTTCAAGAAAAGAATTAATGAAAAGATTGATTGCTTTAAGATATGATAGAAATGATGTAGCTTTTGAAAGAGGGCAATTTAGAATAAAGGGAGATGTAATAGATATTTACCCATCATACATGAGTAATGGATATAGACTAGAGTATTGGGGAGATGATTTAGAAGAAATCTCTGAAATAAATACTTTAACAGGGCAAAAAGTTAAAAAGAATTTAGAAAGAATAGTTATCTATCCTGCAACCCAATATTTAACAGCAGATGATGATAAAGATAGAATTATACAAGAAATTAAAGATGATTTAAAAGTTGAAGTAAAAAAGTTTGAAGATGATAAAAAACTTTTAGAAGCTCAAAGACTGAGACAAAGAACAGAATATGATCTAGAAATGATAACTGAAATAGGTTATTGTAAAGGTATAGAAAATTATTCAAGGTATTTATCTGGTAAAAAACCTGGAGAAACACCAGATACACTATTTGAATATTTTCCAAAAGATTTTTTGCTATTTATAGATGAATCACATATTACAGTACCACAAGTAAGAGGAATGTACAATGGAGATAGAGCAAGAAAGGAATCTTTAGTTGAAAATGGTTTTAGATTAAAAGCTGCCTTGGATAATAGACCTTTAAGATTTGAAGAATTTAGAGAAAAATCTAATCAAACAGTTTTTATTTCAGCAACACCTGGTGATTTTGAAGTGGAAGTTTCTGATAATCATATAGCAGAACAACTTATAAGACCAACAGGTATAGTTGACCCAGAAATTGAAATAAGACCTACTAAAAATCAAGTTGATGACCTATTGGATGAAATAAGAAAAAGAGTAGCTAAAAAAGAAAGAGTTCTAGTTACTACTCTTACAAAGAAAATAGCAGAAGAATTAACAGAATATTATATTGAGCTAGGTGTAAAAGTGAAATATATGCACTCTGATATTGATACTTTGGAAAGAATTGAAATAATAAGAGCTTTAAGAAAAGGTGAAATTGATGTCATAATAGGAATTAACCTTTTAAGAGAAGGACTTGATATTCCAGAAGTTTCATTGGTAGCAATTATGGAAGCAGATAAGGAAGGCTTTTTAAGAAGTAGAAGGTCTTTGGTTCAAACAATAGGTAGAGCTGCTAGAAATGTTGAAGGTAGAGTAATTTTATATGCTGATATCATGACAGATTCTATGAAGGAAGCTATAACTGAAACTGAAAGAAGAAGAAAAATTCAAAAGGAATATAATGCATATAATCATATAGACCCAAAAAGCATTATAAAAGAGATAGCAGAAGATTTAATTAATTTAGATTATGGTATTGAAGAAAAGAAATTTGAAAATGATAAAAAAGTTTTTAGAAATAAAACAGATATTGAAAAAGAAATAACTAAGCTTGAAAAGAAAATTAAAAAGCTTGTTGAAGAATTAGATTTTGAACAAGCAATAGTTTTAAGAGATGAGATGTTAAAGTTAAAAGAATTGTTATTAGAGTTTTAAATAGACTGATAATAAAAAATTTAGAAGGAGATTGCAATGAATAAAGTAACAAAAAGTATAGAAAAAGAGCTTCAAAAATTTTTAGATGAAAAATATAAAGAGGGAATGAGTGAAGAAGAAAGAGAGTATCTAATTACTGAATTTATGTGTCAATATAACTTAAAAAAAAATAAATTCATCTTAAATGAAAAAATTGCTAAAACTTCTGATAATTTTTTAGAACTTGCAGAAGAAACTAATGATGAAAAATTAGCACTTAAATATGCAAGAAAAGCATTAAAATTAGATAAGGATAATTTAGATGCAGAAAAATTTATTGCTGAACTTATTTCAACAAATCAAATTGATATGTTAAAAAGATTTGAAAAAATTCTAAAACATGGTGATGAAATCATGCATAAAAATGGTTATATGAATAAAGAATATATAGGGAGATTTTGGTCAATTTTAGAAACTCGTCCATATATGAGGGTAAAATATAGATACATGGATATACTAAAAGAGTGTGGCATGTTATGTTTTGCAATATCAGAATGTGAAGATATGATTAGACTATGTGAAAATGATAATTTAGGAATTAGACATATCCTTATGGCGCTTTATGCTTTTACAGAAAATGAAGAAAAAGCTTTAACTTTATATAAAAAATATAGTGGGCATGGAGAAACACAAATACTACTTTCACTTTCAATACTTTATTATAGAAAAAAGAATTTAAAGAAATCTTTAAGTTATCTAAAAAAACTTGAGAATATAAATAAGGATACAAAAAAGTTCTTTAAAGATGTGATTTATCATAAAATAGAAGACTATATAGAACAAATGAATGATTTTGGATATAAACCATATAGCGGAGAGGAATTATTTATTTTTTTTAATAACAATTCATATCTTTTTACAACAGGTGGATATTTTGAATGGGCTTATGACGAATTGAAAAAGAAATGATTCAGTTAAAAAACTGCACTCAAAATCTTGGACACAAGATTGAAGGTGCAGTTCACAATATTATAAATGAGTAGTCTCATTTTTTAATTTTTCATAATATTTAAAATTTCTGACCAAACTTCATTATTTTTATAAGGCACACAATCCTGTACCCAATACCACCAAAAATATCCACCTACATAATTAGCAGTATATTTTGGCATAGAATAATAGTGATTAATCATTTTTATTTTACTTTCTTTAGTAGCATTTTGTGAAGTATTTCCACACTCTCCTATTCCTAACTTAGAATTTGGAAATATTTTTTCAAGATTAATAAAAATATTTTTCCACTTAGGTTGAAAGCCATCATTGTCATCTTCATAATAGCTTATAAAAACATAGTCTAGTCCATTTTTCATATCAACAGGGATATATTTCTTTAACCAATTTTCCATAGAAATTTCATTTTCTTCTGGTGGAAAATAGTATGGAGTTAAAGCAGTAATGCCATTTTTACTTTTAATAAATTTATAGGCTGAATAAATTTTTTTAGCTGTGAGTTTTGGATTTTCTTTTATCCATTCTTCTCCATTTACTTCATTTCCAATTTCCCAAATATCAACATAATCTTTTAAGTACCTGTATGAATCTTCAAAACGATTTCTATAACTTTCTATATTTTTATAGGTATTCATTTCAAAAGAATCAACAGGTTGAGCCATAATATAAGCAACTTTATGAACTTTACTAAATAAAGAAACATAGTCTTTTGGTTTTATATCTTTTGACATAACAATACGAACAACAGGTTTCACGGGTAAATTCTTTATTCCATCTATTATATCTTCTATTTTTACATCATCATACCAACCATCATCAATAGTTATACCATATAGTTTTTCTTGTGCTTTAATTTCAGTAGCAAGCAAATTTGATGAAAAATTAAAGAAAAAATAAAATACAAATAAATAGAATAATGACTTTAAATACTTTAACATAACTATAAAACTCCTTGATATCTTATGAAAAATTTTGTTCCAATTATTACATTTTGTTATCATCTATTCTTTTAATTTTAGTAAATCTATCTTCAGCTTTATAAGCAGAGATAAATGTAATTATAAATCCAAGAACTAAAATACCACCATTAATCAATAAATCTCTTGTAAAAGCAGATTTTATATCTGGAACTTCAAGGATAATTTGAGGAGCTTCTTTAAGAACTTCCATAAAGGTTACTATATATTCTTCTTTATAAATTCTATATAATCTCCAAGCATATTCCAAGAAAGTTGCAATAAATAATGAAACTGCTAATAAAATGAAAATAACAAAAGAAGACATTATTGAAATTTTACCAGCTAAACGCTTGTATACAGTAGAAGCCATAGCAGTTAAAAATGCAGGGATTGCCCATACATAATAACCAGCTATTCCAGCAAGAATATAAGCTAAAATTCCGAGCAAAGCAACCCCAATTACTCCTAAAATTCCTAAAATAAAATTTTCTTTTTTATTAATATTTTCTTCTCTTTTTAATTCTAAATCTTCTGATTTCTTTTTTAATTCAGAGTCAGTTAGATAAAAATACTTTTGTCCTATTTCAACAATAGATAAAGTAGAATCATTAGTTCCATCAAGAAATCCACCAGTTGAAAAATCATTTCTTTTTAAATCTGAAATAACAGTTTCTACAATTTCATCAAATTTTTTTCTGTTTGAAGATGTAAAGAAAGGAATTTTGTATGAAATAGTTATAGTAGCATCTTCAGTTGTAATTTTTTCTTTTTTTAAACTAGGTTCATTTTTTAATATCTCAATCAAAGATTTGTGAGTATCTTCTTTATGAGCACCAATAGTTATAGAACACTTTTTTTCATAGAAATTTACACTAATTAAACACCAATAATTTTTTAATTTGCCAGCATACCAAAAATTATTATATTTTGGTTTTAGTTTTTTTAGTTGATATTCTGTTTCTAAAAATTTAAAATTTGCCATTATTACTCCCTCCCAAAATTTTTTTATTATATTATTTTTTTATAAAAGATTTAGCCTCTTTTAACATATTAACTAATTCTGCTTCTGACAATTTTCTAGTTGCACCAACTGAAATAATAATACTTAACTCAGTTTTGCTATTATCAAAAGTATGTATATTATACCCATAGCTTTGATCATCATTTTCTTCACCAGAAATTATTAATGTTTCTTCATCTTTGTATATTGTTTTACAATTATTACTAAGGTAATATTCTTCCATTTTATCTAATTTATTAGGATTATTATAATCAATTTTAAGCATTTTTTGAAAAGTAAAGATTTTAAATATAGGAGCATCTTCATCTTTATCAGTAAATTCAATAGAATTCTCATCTTCTTTTTCTATATTATATTCAGAAGATATTTTTTCTTTATCAATAAATTCTCCTATACCACTTTCTTTGCCACAAGCTACAAAAATTAAACTTAATAAAATTAAAAAAGATATTATTATTTTTTTCATATCAATCTCCTTAAATACTTTTTGTTAAAAAGTATATCACTTTTTTACAAAAAGGTAAAGAAAAAAGAGAACTATTATAGTTCTCCTTATTCAATATTCATAATATTTAAAATCTCTTTCTTGTAAAATAATCTTTGAACATCTATATCTTCATTAGGATTAATTTCGATTTTAATCTCTCCAATGATTTCTCCTGGTTTATTTCCTAAAATATAAATTCTATCACTTAAAAATACAGCTTCTTCAATATCATGAGTTATAAGTAATGTAGTTAAATTAAACTCTTTTTTTAAATCAAGATACCATTTGTGTAATTCTTTTTTGGTAATGGCATCAAGTGCAGAAAAAGCTTCATCTAAGAGAAAGATATTTCTTTTAAACATATAAGTTCTAATAAGAGCTACTCTCTGTCTCATTCCTCCACTTAATTGTTGAGGATATTTATTAGCATACTTATCTAAATTAAATTGTTTTAAAATTTTATTTCCTTCTTCAAGAGCTTCTTTTTTATTAACTTTTGCTATAATCAAAGGTAAAATTACATTATTGATTATAGTTTTATGTTCAAAAAGTAAATCTTTTTGCAACATATATGCAACCTTACCTATATAATCTTCACTGCCATTGATAGTGATTTCTCCTACTTGCTTTTTTAAAACACCAGCAATCAAGTTAAAAAGAGTAGACTTTCCAACTCCACTACTACCAACAATAGCAACCATTTCATTTTCATTGACATGAATATTTATATCTTTTAAGATTGGATTATTTCCAAAAGAATAAGATAAATTTTTAATATCTAATATATTTTTCATTTTTTTCCTTTATTCTAAGTAGTCATTTGAGAAACCTGTATTTTCAGGAATAGTATTTTTAGTCAGTCCTTTTTCATTTAACCAGTTATAAAAAGCATTCCAACGAACTGGATCTATATATCCCCATTTATCTTTATTACTAGCATATTGAGTAGCTAGATATTTTTGAGATTCTATAATCATAGCTTTCTTATTTTCAAGTTCAGGAGCATATTTTATTAAAATTTCAGCAGCTTCTTCTGGATGTTCCATAGCATATTGGTAACCTTTTTTAATAGCTCTTAATATCTTTGTAGCTTCTTCTTTATTATTTTTTAAATAATCATTGTTAGCAATAATTACAGGTGAATAGAAATTTAATTCAGGAGCATAATCTTTATAGTAAAAGAAATTAGTTTCAATTCCTAAACTATCTCCCATAATTTTATCCCAAGCATAGTAAACAGGTGCTGCATCAAAAACTCCATTTGAAAGAGGAGTTATTGAGTTGTCATCAGTGTTAGGAACAAGTTCAACTTTTGAGAAATCTCCACCATCTTTTTCCATAATAAATTGTAACATATTAAGTTCTATTGGAATATCCCAAGTACCATACTTATGTCCTGCTAATTCTTTAGGACTATTGATATTTAATTTTTTATTAGTTATTATTCCAGAAGTATTATTTTCAATAATTGCAGCAACAGCAGTTATAGGGGCTCCCTTTGCTAATTTAGATGCCATATAATCTTGGAAGTAAACTCCCATAGGTGCTTTATTGTTGATAACTAAATCAGATGTACTTTCATTAGCAGGTTGTTTAATATCTAAATCAATTCCTTCTTCTGCAAAATATCCTTTTTCCTTAGCAACATAAAGTCCAGTGTGGTTAGTGTTAGGTACCCAATCAAGTAAAAAATCAACCTTTTTTAATTCAACAGGAGCTTCTGTTTTAGCTTCTTCCTTTTTTTCTCCACAGGCAACTAGCATAAAAATTGCAAAAATTACAAATAATAAATACTTAATCTTTTTCATTTTCTTCCTCCTCCAAATATTTCCATTTAATAAATTTCTTTTCACTTCTTTTTACAAGTTCCATACTGATTAAACTTATAGCTGAAACTAAAATTATTATTGCAAACATAGTGTCATAATCAAAAGCTTTTTTTGCTCTTATCATAAAAACTCCAAGCCCCTCAAAGCCACCAAGCCATTCAGATACAACAGCTGAAATAAAAGCATAAGAGACACTTACTCTTAAACCAGCATAAAAATATGTAAGAGCAGTTGGGATTTTTACATGATAAAGAATTTGCCATCTACTTGCATTCATAAGTTTTAAAAGTTGAATAGCATCTTTATCACAGTGCCTAAAGCCATCAAGTATACTTATAACAATAGGAAAGGTTGTATTTATAACTATCAAAACAATTTTTGGTGTCATATCATAACCAAGCCAAAGTACAAGTATTGGAGCAAGGGCTATTGTTGGTATAGTCTGTGTAAAAATTAGCAGTGGATATATTATTTTATTTATAGTTTCAAAACTATCCATAATTATTGCTAAAAGACTTGCAATTAAAATTCCTAAACTAAGTCCTATAAGGGCTTCAAGCATAGTTATTTTAAAATGGAATAAAAATAAGGCTCTATCTCTCACAAAGGCATTAGCAATTTCTAATGGAGTTGGAAAAATAAATTTTGGAAGCAATCCTAAATTTCCACAGAGTTGCCAGATAGCTATTAAAATTATGATACTAATAAAGCTTATATGTTTACTAATAAAGTTTTTCATATTTCCTCTTTTCTAAAATAAAAAAACTTTCTTAAGATTGCTCCAAAGAAAGTTATTATTAAGGTGGTACTCCCTTCGTTGGCATTATCCAAATCAGGTACTATGGGTCTAAGAAAAAAGGTTCTAATCTCAGCATAAAGCTCCCCAGTACATATATTATTGTATTTTACTTTTCTATTTTAAAATTTTTTTATCTATTTGTCAACTTAAATAAATAATTCTGCTATCATACATCTAGCAGATCCCCCACCATATTTTTCAATGGTATGTACATCTACTGGAACAATAACATCATATTTTTCAATAATATTTTTTTGTTCATCAGTAAGTACAGAATAAGCAGTTGCAGACATAACACAAATTTTTACATTTTCATTGTTGATAAGTTCTATTGCATTTCCTAAAAAATGTTCAACTTGATATTCACTTATATAGACAATTTCCTTGCCATCACTTTCTAATTCTCTTATAACTTTTTCTCTTTCTTTTAAGTCATCAATACTGTCTGCACATAAAATAGCATAATTTTCTCCCATAGCCATCATAACATTTGTATGGTATATAGGTTTTCTTTTTTCATCAACAGTTTGATAAGAATGAAAAGCTATTTTTTTATAGCCAGCATCTTCACAGAAAATATCTAAAAGTTTTTCATCTGCTCTTTCAGATAATGAGCAATATGCTTTTTTATTTTTTCTATCTAAAACAAGAGAACCTGTCCCTTCAAGAAAAATATTTTCATTTTCTAAGCTAGAATAATCAACAACATTTAAATCATCAGTTTTATCAAAAAAATCGTACAGATTATCTGTTCTTTCGAGTCTTCTGTTTTCTGCGAACATAGGATACAAAACAACTGTATTAGAATAATGAGTTGAAAACCAATTATTAGGAAAGATACTATCTGGTGTATGAGGCTCTTTTGTATCTTGCATAACCTTAACATCTATTCCTACTTTTTTTAGTTTTTCAACCATATTATCAAATTCAATCAAAGCTTTATTTTGAATTTCTTGTACAGGCTTATTATCTCTCTTTTGATAATGATTATTCACTGCTGTTTGTTCATTAAAAGCAAATAAAATAGGTCTTACCATTAATATTTTATTTGTAATATTTTTTTTCATAAAGCCCTCCATAATATTTTTTTATAGTGTAATATTTTTTACAAAGAAAATCAATATTTAAAAAAATTTTTAACCAAATTTCATTGATTTACTGATATAATGAAAATAAAAAGTAATTTCATAGGGGGAATAATAATGTTAAAAAAATCAATTTTAATAATAATTTCTTGTTTTTTAATAGCTTGTAGTAATACTGATAACCAAACAAAGTATGTAGATAGAAAAGCACCAAAAGAAAAAGAAGAAATAGTAGAAACAGTTCAAAAGCAAAATGATAGTTCATATAATACTACTTTTGAAAATGTAACAACTCAATTAGCCCGTGATATGATAGATTTAGGACTAAAAGTAATTATTTCTTTAATAATCC includes the following:
- a CDS encoding MFS transporter, with amino-acid sequence MKKLTTKIQVLYALGVSYAIVDQIFAQWILYFYLPSENSGLKPFMAPVLVSIALAVSRFVDMITDPLVGFLSDKYNSKYGRRIPFVAVGTIPLILVTIAFFYPPTSSEKASFYYLMMVGSLFFTFYTIVGAPYNALIPEIGRTPEERLNLSTWQSVFRLSYTAIAIILPGILIKMIGGDDVLFGIRGMIIFLCVIVFIGLTTTVFTVRERDYSTGEVSNVSFKDTIGIIIKNKNFILYLFGMMFFFIGFNNLRAIMNYYVEDIMGYGKKEITIASALLFEAAAICFYPTNKLSKKYGYRKIMLCCLAMLIVTTSMLFFLGKIFPVNFGFVLFGLIGIPLAGAAFIFPPAMLSEISTQISEDSGARIEGLSFGIQGFFMKTSFLISIVILPIILVMGNDVSIISAITSGVSKVEKTGIYLASLSSVFFFIISFIFYYKYSDSKKAK
- a CDS encoding ComEC/Rec2 family competence protein is translated as MKKLFLLMILFIVLMLRFSLSVRVTEIFQKEVYRMNLSLEDGKIKVLKINNKYPLKNIYGKLGYKENGNYEGYFLVKSIKEYENIYFVELEDIKSTKIEDNFLEKYLQTLFNRAEEDYSYGTKNINRAILLGDNTRIRKDLKEKIRYIGLSHTFAMSGLHIGLVIAIFYFIFKKTIKNKRLIEILLLVSITLYYLSVKESSSFTRAYIMAVVYLLGKLFYEKVDLGKALFVSAAISILINPTAIFSVSFQLSYGAMLAIIYIFPYVRKINYKKFKILDYILFTTTIQIFLIPITVYYFNSIQFLSVISNLILLPLASLYITVNYIALFLENFYLSFLLKAIIEILYKMLIYLIDFFAELPYLSVEYESKNLIYIYIVFLVVIVVYKNIKQKD
- the uvrB gene encoding excinuclease ABC subunit UvrB, which codes for MENNLFKIHSNYKPTGDQPTAIDSIVKNIENGVKDQVLLGVTGSGKTFTIANVIERVQRPSLIIAPNKTLAAQLYSEYKKFFPENAVEYFVSYYDYYQPEAYIKTTDTYIEKDSSVNDEIDKLRNAATAALIHRRDVIIVASVSSIYGLGSPDTYRRMTIPIDKQTGISRKELMKRLIALRYDRNDVAFERGQFRIKGDVIDIYPSYMSNGYRLEYWGDDLEEISEINTLTGQKVKKNLERIVIYPATQYLTADDDKDRIIQEIKDDLKVEVKKFEDDKKLLEAQRLRQRTEYDLEMITEIGYCKGIENYSRYLSGKKPGETPDTLFEYFPKDFLLFIDESHITVPQVRGMYNGDRARKESLVENGFRLKAALDNRPLRFEEFREKSNQTVFISATPGDFEVEVSDNHIAEQLIRPTGIVDPEIEIRPTKNQVDDLLDEIRKRVAKKERVLVTTLTKKIAEELTEYYIELGVKVKYMHSDIDTLERIEIIRALRKGEIDVIIGINLLREGLDIPEVSLVAIMEADKEGFLRSRRSLVQTIGRAARNVEGRVILYADIMTDSMKEAITETERRRKIQKEYNAYNHIDPKSIIKEIAEDLINLDYGIEEKKFENDKKVFRNKTDIEKEITKLEKKIKKLVEELDFEQAIVLRDEMLKLKELLLEF
- a CDS encoding ATP-binding cassette domain-containing protein, producing the protein MKNILDIKNLSYSFGNNPILKDINIHVNENEMVAIVGSSGVGKSTLFNLIAGVLKKQVGEITINGSEDYIGKVAYMLQKDLLFEHKTIINNVILPLIIAKVNKKEALEEGNKILKQFNLDKYANKYPQQLSGGMRQRVALIRTYMFKRNIFLLDEAFSALDAITKKELHKWYLDLKKEFNLTTLLITHDIEEAVFLSDRIYILGNKPGEIIGEIKIEINPNEDIDVQRLFYKKEILNIMNIE
- a CDS encoding ABC transporter substrate-binding protein, giving the protein MKKIKYLLFVIFAIFMLVACGEKKEEAKTEAPVELKKVDFLLDWVPNTNHTGLYVAKEKGYFAEEGIDLDIKQPANESTSDLVINNKAPMGVYFQDYMASKLAKGAPITAVAAIIENNTSGIITNKKLNINSPKELAGHKYGTWDIPIELNMLQFIMEKDGGDFSKVELVPNTDDNSITPLSNGVFDAAPVYYAWDKIMGDSLGIETNFFYYKDYAPELNFYSPVIIANNDYLKNNKEEATKILRAIKKGYQYAMEHPEEAAEILIKYAPELENKKAMIIESQKYLATQYASNKDKWGYIDPVRWNAFYNWLNEKGLTKNTIPENTGFSNDYLE
- a CDS encoding ABC transporter permease: MKNFISKHISFISIIILIAIWQLCGNLGLLPKFIFPTPLEIANAFVRDRALFLFHFKITMLEALIGLSLGILIASLLAIIMDSFETINKIIYPLLIFTQTIPTIALAPILVLWLGYDMTPKIVLIVINTTFPIVISILDGFRHCDKDAIQLLKLMNASRWQILYHVKIPTALTYFYAGLRVSVSYAFISAVVSEWLGGFEGLGVFMIRAKKAFDYDTMFAIIILVSAISLISMELVKRSEKKFIKWKYLEEEENEKD
- the ctlX gene encoding citrulline utilization hydrolase CtlX, with product MKKNITNKILMVRPILFAFNEQTAVNNHYQKRDNKPVQEIQNKALIEFDNMVEKLKKVGIDVKVMQDTKEPHTPDSIFPNNWFSTHYSNTVVLYPMFAENRRLERTDNLYDFFDKTDDLNVVDYSSLENENIFLEGTGSLVLDRKNKKAYCSLSERADEKLLDIFCEDAGYKKIAFHSYQTVDEKRKPIYHTNVMMAMGENYAILCADSIDDLKEREKVIRELESDGKEIVYISEYQVEHFLGNAIELINNENVKICVMSATAYSVLTDEQKNIIEKYDVIVPVDVHTIEKYGGGSARCMIAELFI